One genomic segment of Hymenobacter psoromatis includes these proteins:
- a CDS encoding M1 family metallopeptidase, protein MKKILFAALFLPALTPVARAQTPLYQPRDIKRAFEKGTRAADGRPGPHYWQNRARYDITVQALPPARDIKGRETITYFNNSPDTLKSLVIRLIQNIHQPGVSRDGDASPDYLTTGVAIDSFAVNGQARPYAARGGATAQTVALPRPLLPHDSVRLAFSWHFPISLESGREGMLDKTTFFLAYFYPRVSVYDDYNGWDRLPFVDSKEFYNDFNDYTLRVRVPANYLVWATGTLQNPKQVLQPAFAKRLAKSMTSEEVLHIATAADLARKNITAQQPTNTWVWTANDISDVTLALSDHYVWDGASVVVDPATKRRASVQAAYVDSTVDFRSSVKFSQNALGWFSRNWPGVPYPFPKMTVVQGSADMEYPMMVNDSPQKDLKFAQLVQDHEIAHTYFPFYMGINESRYAFMDEGWATTFELLIGRVENGDKAADDFYRRFRVTRYINDPSTAEDLPIITPSSELKAGYGNNSYGKASLSYLALKDMLGDEVFKRSLHAYMDRWHGKHPIPWDYFNSMSSASNQDLNWFFQNWFFTNNYIDLALTKADKTAQGTVITIQNVGGFAVPVDLKVTYADGSTDTVHRTPALWRDNQHQATITVPGGKAVASVALDHGLYLDANTKDDRLAVQ, encoded by the coding sequence ATGAAAAAAATACTTTTCGCAGCCCTTTTCCTCCCCGCCCTTACCCCCGTCGCCCGCGCCCAAACGCCGCTCTATCAGCCCCGCGACATCAAGCGGGCGTTTGAGAAAGGCACCCGCGCCGCCGACGGCCGCCCCGGCCCCCACTACTGGCAGAACCGCGCCCGCTACGACATCACGGTGCAGGCCCTACCCCCCGCCCGCGACATCAAGGGCCGCGAGACGATAACCTACTTCAACAACAGCCCCGATACGCTCAAAAGCCTGGTAATTAGGCTGATTCAAAATATTCACCAGCCCGGCGTATCCCGCGACGGCGACGCCAGCCCCGATTACCTAACCACCGGCGTGGCAATTGATTCCTTTGCCGTGAATGGGCAGGCGCGGCCCTACGCCGCCCGCGGCGGGGCCACCGCCCAAACCGTGGCATTGCCCCGGCCGCTGCTGCCCCACGACTCGGTGCGGCTGGCCTTTAGCTGGCACTTCCCCATTTCGCTGGAAAGCGGCCGGGAGGGTATGCTGGATAAAACTACATTTTTCCTGGCCTACTTCTACCCCCGCGTATCCGTCTACGACGACTACAACGGCTGGGACCGGCTGCCCTTCGTGGACAGCAAAGAGTTTTACAACGACTTCAACGACTACACCTTGCGGGTGCGGGTGCCGGCCAACTACCTCGTGTGGGCCACCGGCACGCTGCAAAACCCGAAGCAGGTGCTCCAGCCCGCTTTCGCTAAGCGCCTGGCCAAGTCCATGACCAGCGAGGAGGTGCTGCACATCGCCACCGCCGCCGATTTGGCCAGGAAAAACATCACCGCCCAGCAGCCCACCAACACCTGGGTCTGGACGGCCAACGACATCTCGGACGTGACGCTGGCGCTTAGCGACCACTACGTCTGGGACGGGGCCAGCGTGGTCGTGGACCCCGCCACCAAGCGCCGGGCCAGCGTGCAGGCCGCCTACGTGGACTCGACGGTTGATTTCCGGTCCTCCGTAAAGTTCAGCCAGAACGCGCTGGGCTGGTTTTCGCGCAACTGGCCGGGCGTGCCCTACCCCTTCCCCAAGATGACGGTGGTGCAGGGCTCGGCCGATATGGAGTACCCGATGATGGTGAACGACAGCCCGCAGAAGGACCTGAAATTCGCGCAGTTGGTGCAGGACCACGAGATTGCGCACACGTATTTCCCGTTCTACATGGGCATCAACGAAAGCCGCTATGCCTTCATGGATGAGGGCTGGGCCACTACGTTTGAGTTGCTCATTGGGCGGGTTGAGAACGGCGACAAGGCGGCTGATGACTTCTACCGCCGCTTCCGCGTGACGCGCTACATCAACGACCCCAGCACGGCCGAGGACCTGCCCATCATCACGCCCAGCAGCGAGCTAAAGGCCGGCTACGGCAATAATTCCTACGGCAAAGCCTCACTCAGCTATCTGGCGCTCAAGGATATGCTGGGCGATGAGGTGTTCAAGCGCAGCCTGCACGCCTACATGGACCGCTGGCATGGCAAGCACCCCATTCCCTGGGATTATTTCAACTCGATGAGCAGTGCCTCGAACCAGGACCTAAACTGGTTTTTCCAGAACTGGTTTTTCACGAATAACTACATCGACCTGGCCCTGACCAAAGCCGATAAAACGGCCCAGGGCACGGTTATTACCATCCAAAATGTAGGCGGCTTCGCCGTGCCCGTGGACCTCAAAGTGACCTACGCCGACGGCAGCACCGACACCGTGCACCGCACCCCGGCGCTGTGGCGCGACAACCAGCACCAGGCTACCATCACCGTGCCCGGCGGCAAGGCCGTAGCCAGTGTGGCCCTTGACCACGGGTTGTATCTGGACGCGAATACCAAAGACGATAGATTGGCCGTACAGTAG
- the sppA gene encoding signal peptide peptidase SppA — protein MRQFFKFVLATVVGLLVFSVLGFVLLAGLAAAIDSSGPSKTVAANSVLELKLDKPISERRESADLNPLGGAQATIGLVELRDVIRRAKTDDDIKGILLNLQVVQGGMASLEEIRDALLDFKKGGKFIVAYHEIASEKSYYLSSVADQIYLHPQGTLEFNGLSSEVMFYKRLFDKAGIEPYIFRVGSFKSAVEPFFRENFSDSARYQTVTYLHALNDHMLSQVAASRQIPLARLHVISDSMLVHNAPDALRLKLVTKLGYFDEVQDYLRGKLGLKADNKPGLITLGDYQDQDGKTDSEGQSSGNRIAVIYAEGDIVTGRGSDDNIGSDKFAEAIRKARLDDKIKAVVLRVNSPGGSSLASDIIYREVVLTKKVKPIIASMSDVAASGGYYISMACDTIVAHPNTITGSIGVFGVLPNIQPLLADKLGITVDRVKTGLFSDLPTITRALSPYEKQQLQLEVNTIYADFTTKAAQGRHMPVERLRRIASGRVWSGTEGKKIGLVDVLGSYEDALKIAAARAHLKPGDYQVQRLPRQKTAVQKLLSRFTGGDDDDQAAAQARALQAQLGPLYPAVRQYQQLLQMRGVQARLPYELEIR, from the coding sequence ATGAGACAATTCTTCAAGTTCGTGCTGGCTACCGTCGTGGGTCTGCTCGTGTTTTCGGTGCTGGGCTTCGTGCTGCTGGCCGGGCTGGCGGCGGCCATCGATAGTAGTGGCCCCAGCAAAACGGTGGCCGCCAACTCGGTGCTGGAGCTAAAGCTCGACAAGCCGATTTCGGAGCGTAGGGAAAGCGCCGACCTAAACCCCCTCGGCGGGGCGCAGGCCACAATTGGGCTGGTAGAATTGCGCGACGTCATTCGCCGGGCCAAAACCGACGACGACATCAAGGGTATTCTGCTCAACCTGCAAGTGGTGCAGGGCGGCATGGCTTCGCTGGAAGAAATCCGCGACGCGCTGCTGGACTTTAAGAAGGGCGGCAAGTTCATCGTGGCCTACCACGAAATCGCGTCCGAGAAAAGCTACTACCTCTCGTCGGTGGCCGACCAGATTTACCTGCACCCGCAGGGCACGCTCGAATTCAACGGCCTCAGCTCGGAGGTGATGTTTTATAAGCGGCTGTTCGACAAGGCCGGCATCGAGCCCTACATTTTCCGGGTGGGCTCGTTCAAAAGCGCCGTGGAGCCGTTCTTTCGGGAAAATTTCTCCGATTCGGCCCGCTACCAGACCGTTACCTACCTCCACGCCCTCAACGACCACATGCTGAGCCAGGTGGCCGCCAGCCGCCAGATTCCGCTGGCCCGCCTGCACGTCATCTCCGACTCGATGCTGGTGCACAACGCCCCCGACGCGCTCCGGCTAAAACTGGTGACCAAGCTCGGCTATTTTGATGAGGTGCAGGACTACCTGCGCGGCAAGCTGGGCCTGAAAGCCGACAATAAGCCCGGCCTCATCACCCTCGGCGACTACCAGGACCAGGACGGCAAAACCGACTCTGAGGGCCAGAGCAGCGGCAACCGCATCGCCGTCATCTATGCCGAGGGCGATATCGTGACGGGCCGCGGCTCGGACGATAATATCGGCAGCGACAAGTTTGCCGAAGCCATCCGTAAGGCCCGGCTCGATGATAAAATAAAGGCCGTGGTGCTGCGCGTAAACTCGCCCGGCGGCTCGTCGCTGGCCTCCGATATTATTTACCGCGAAGTGGTATTGACCAAAAAGGTGAAGCCGATAATTGCCAGCATGAGCGACGTGGCAGCCTCGGGCGGCTACTACATCAGCATGGCCTGCGATACCATTGTGGCCCACCCGAACACCATCACGGGCAGTATTGGCGTGTTCGGGGTGCTGCCCAACATTCAGCCGCTATTGGCCGATAAGCTCGGCATTACGGTGGACCGCGTGAAAACCGGCCTATTCTCGGACCTGCCCACCATCACCCGCGCCCTTTCGCCCTACGAGAAGCAGCAGCTGCAACTGGAAGTCAATACTATTTACGCCGACTTCACGACCAAGGCCGCGCAGGGCCGGCACATGCCCGTCGAGCGTTTGCGCCGCATCGCCTCGGGCCGCGTGTGGAGTGGCACTGAGGGTAAGAAAATCGGCCTCGTGGACGTGCTCGGCTCGTATGAGGACGCGCTGAAAATCGCCGCCGCCCGCGCCCACCTCAAGCCCGGTGACTATCAGGTGCAGCGCCTACCCCGCCAGAAAACAGCCGTTCAAAAGCTCCTCAGCCGCTTTACGGGTGGTGACGACGACGACCAGGCCGCCGCGCAGGCCCGCGCCCTGCAGGCGCAGCTCGGCCCGCTCTACCCCGCCGTGCGCCAGTATCAGCAGCTGCTGCAGATGCGCGGCGTGCAGGCGCGGCTGCCGTATGAGCTGGAAATAAGATAA